A single region of the Micropterus dolomieu isolate WLL.071019.BEF.003 ecotype Adirondacks linkage group LG18, ASM2129224v1, whole genome shotgun sequence genome encodes:
- the mcrs1 gene encoding microspherule protein 1 isoform X1, giving the protein MQAGDPVAGAPMGVAGAQCRSEDEESLGIKDVKRTATQAFGSGVPKRRSSSRSIKRKKFDDELVESSLVKSSSRVKGPPVIEPVRCSGSEPSSSEKKKVTKSGTALTPPLTMVVNPAPITKRVKKSKQPLHITKDLGRWKPTDDLLLINAVLQTTDLTSVHLGVKFSCRFTLREIKERWYALLYDPVISKLAWQAMRQLHPEAIAAIQSKALFSQPEEALLAKIGSTSQPKLDVFQELLSKHPGVFHPSRTPKSLLVHWQLLKQYYLLDDQSVQPLPKGDQVLNFSDAEQMVDDVKLKESRDDVLEHELMISDRHQKREIRQLEQELPRWQVLVDSITGMSMPDFDNQTLAALRGRMVRYLMRSREITLGRATKDKPIDVDLSLEGPAWKISRKQGIIKLKNNGDFFIANEGRRPIYIDGRPVLSGNKWKLNNNSVVEIAGLRFVFLINLELISLIKAEAAKMTQQ; this is encoded by the exons ATGCAAGCTGGTGACCCTGTGGCTGGCGCACCGATGGGAGTAGCTGGTGCACAGTGTCGGTCGGAGGACGAAGAGTCACTTGGAATAAAAGACGTGAAAAGGACGGCAACACAAGCGTTTGGCAGTGGTGTTCCCAAACGCAGAAGTTCCTCCAG GTCCATAAAGAGGAAGAAGTTTGACGATGAGTTGGTGGAGAGCAGCCTTGTGAAGTCGTCTAGTAGAGTCAAAGGCCCTCCTGTCATAGAGCCTGTCCGCTGTTCAGGGAGTGAACCTTCATCGAGCgagaaaaaaaag GTGACAAAATCAGGAACCGCTCTCACACCGCCCCTCACCATGGTAGTAAACCCTGCACCCATCACTAAAAGAGTAAAGAAAAGCAAGCAGCCTCTACATATTACTAAAGACTTGGGACGATGGAAACCCACTGATGACCTGCTACTTATAAATGCAGTGTTGCAG ACTACGGACCTAACCTCAGTTCATTTGGGGGTCAAGTTCAGCTGTCGTTTCACACTGCGGGAAATTAAAGAGAGGTGGTACGCTCTCCTCTACGATCCTGTCATCTCAAA GTTGGCATGGCAGGCCATGCGTCAGCTTCACCCAGAAGCCATTGCAGCAATCCAAAGCAAAGCTCTCTTCAGTCAGCCTGAGGAGGCACTGCTGGCTAAGATTGGTTCA ACTAGTCAGCCCAAATTGGACGTGTTCCAGGAGCTTCTGAGCAAACACCCCGGCGTCTTTCACCCATCTCGCACCCCTAAGAGCCTGCTGGTGCACTGGCAGCTGCTAAAGCAGTATTATCTGCTGGATGACCAGAGTG TCCAGCCTCTTCCCAAAGGCGACCAGGTCCTCAACTTCTCTGATGCTGAGCAGATGGTCGATGACGTAAAGTTAAA gGAGAGCAGAGATGATGTGTTGGAACATG AGCTGATGATTTCCGATCGTCACCAGAAAAGGGAGATCAGACAGTTAGAGCAGGAGTTGCCCCGTTGGCAGGTCCTCGTGGACAGCATCACAG GGATGAGCATGCCTGACTTTGACAACCAGACGCTGGCAGCATTACGAGGAAGGATGGTTCGCTACCTCATGAGATCGCGCGAG ATTACGCTGGGCAGGGCGACCAAGGACAAACCCATAGATGTAGATCTATCGCTAGAGGGACCTGCCTGGAAAATATCAAGAAAACAAG GAATTATTAAACTAAAGAATAATGGAGACTTCTTCATCGCCAATGAGGGCAGACGACCCATCTACATAGATGGCAGACCGGTCCTGTCGGGCAACAAGTGGAAACTCAACAACAACTCTGTGGTGGAG ATTGCAGGTCTTCGCTTTGTGTTTCTAATTAACCTGGAACTCATTTCACTAATAAAAGCTGAAGCAGCCAAGATGACACAGCAGTGA
- the mcrs1 gene encoding microspherule protein 1 isoform X2, whose translation MVVNPAPITKRVKKSKQPLHITKDLGRWKPTDDLLLINAVLQTTDLTSVHLGVKFSCRFTLREIKERWYALLYDPVISKLAWQAMRQLHPEAIAAIQSKALFSQPEEALLAKIGSTSQPKLDVFQELLSKHPGVFHPSRTPKSLLVHWQLLKQYYLLDDQSVQPLPKGDQVLNFSDAEQMVDDVKLKESRDDVLEHELMISDRHQKREIRQLEQELPRWQVLVDSITGMSMPDFDNQTLAALRGRMVRYLMRSREITLGRATKDKPIDVDLSLEGPAWKISRKQGIIKLKNNGDFFIANEGRRPIYIDGRPVLSGNKWKLNNNSVVEIAGLRFVFLINLELISLIKAEAAKMTQQ comes from the exons ATGGTAGTAAACCCTGCACCCATCACTAAAAGAGTAAAGAAAAGCAAGCAGCCTCTACATATTACTAAAGACTTGGGACGATGGAAACCCACTGATGACCTGCTACTTATAAATGCAGTGTTGCAG ACTACGGACCTAACCTCAGTTCATTTGGGGGTCAAGTTCAGCTGTCGTTTCACACTGCGGGAAATTAAAGAGAGGTGGTACGCTCTCCTCTACGATCCTGTCATCTCAAA GTTGGCATGGCAGGCCATGCGTCAGCTTCACCCAGAAGCCATTGCAGCAATCCAAAGCAAAGCTCTCTTCAGTCAGCCTGAGGAGGCACTGCTGGCTAAGATTGGTTCA ACTAGTCAGCCCAAATTGGACGTGTTCCAGGAGCTTCTGAGCAAACACCCCGGCGTCTTTCACCCATCTCGCACCCCTAAGAGCCTGCTGGTGCACTGGCAGCTGCTAAAGCAGTATTATCTGCTGGATGACCAGAGTG TCCAGCCTCTTCCCAAAGGCGACCAGGTCCTCAACTTCTCTGATGCTGAGCAGATGGTCGATGACGTAAAGTTAAA gGAGAGCAGAGATGATGTGTTGGAACATG AGCTGATGATTTCCGATCGTCACCAGAAAAGGGAGATCAGACAGTTAGAGCAGGAGTTGCCCCGTTGGCAGGTCCTCGTGGACAGCATCACAG GGATGAGCATGCCTGACTTTGACAACCAGACGCTGGCAGCATTACGAGGAAGGATGGTTCGCTACCTCATGAGATCGCGCGAG ATTACGCTGGGCAGGGCGACCAAGGACAAACCCATAGATGTAGATCTATCGCTAGAGGGACCTGCCTGGAAAATATCAAGAAAACAAG GAATTATTAAACTAAAGAATAATGGAGACTTCTTCATCGCCAATGAGGGCAGACGACCCATCTACATAGATGGCAGACCGGTCCTGTCGGGCAACAAGTGGAAACTCAACAACAACTCTGTGGTGGAG ATTGCAGGTCTTCGCTTTGTGTTTCTAATTAACCTGGAACTCATTTCACTAATAAAAGCTGAAGCAGCCAAGATGACACAGCAGTGA